The DNA segment ATCGTCCACGTCGTGCCGAGGGCGTGGACGCACGCGCTCGCCGAGGTCACAGGAGACGCGCTCGAGGGCGGCATCCCGGAGGACTGGCAGGAGCTGGCCCGAAGCCGCAGCGGCGAGTACGCCCCCACGCAGCTGCTCGACGGGAAGGTGACCACCTACGACAAGTGGGACGGCGGCGACCCGCACGACGCCGTCGACCGCGCCATCGCCGCGACGCGCAAGAGCGTCTTCCCGCTGCTCGGGCTGAGCGCGTGAGGGACCACCTCGTCGCGTCGCGCATCGCCGGTGACGTCGCGACGCCTCGCGACAACAACCTGCGCGCCATGCGCCGCCTCGCGGCCGGCGACGAACGGTCGTGGTTCGGGCTGAAGCCGGTGCCCGTGACGTTCGAGCAGGTGCTTGCGGTGATGGCCGGACGCGCCGGCGTCTCGCCCGACCACACCCACGAGAACGGCGGCGACACGATCGACCCCGCTCGCACCCTCGAACGCCTCGACGCCATGGCCGAGCGCCTCGCCAGGGCCGCGCGCGACAAGGAGGACGTGTTCCTCGCGACCGGCCACCCCGCGGGCCTGCTCGCCATCCACCTGCCGGTCGCGCAGGCGCTCAGGCAGTCGGGCTGCACGATCCTCACGCCCGACGCGGGCGCCGACGTGTCGTACGACGACAAGGAGCGCCAGCTCCGCTACCTCGGCGGCGTCGCGGTGCTGTCGCGGCACGGCGAGCTCAACCACACGCACTCCGCCGTCCCGATGCGCCACCTCCTCGACGGCGGCCTCGCACCGGGGCTCGTGATGGCCGACCACGGGTGGGCCGGCGCGGCGGGGGAGGCG comes from the Frankiaceae bacterium genome and includes:
- a CDS encoding phosphatase → MRDHLVASRIAGDVATPRDNNLRAMRRLAAGDERSWFGLKPVPVTFEQVLAVMAGRAGVSPDHTHENGGDTIDPARTLERLDAMAERLARAARDKEDVFLATGHPAGLLAIHLPVAQALRQSGCTILTPDAGADVSYDDKERQLRYLGGVAVLSRHGELNHTHSAVPMRHLLDGGLAPGLVMADHGWAGAAGEAGLDVVAFADSNDPALFLGEADGRIGVCVPLDDNVLPHLYQPLADRLVEQIEPFGG